The following coding sequences lie in one Musa acuminata AAA Group cultivar baxijiao chromosome BXJ3-1, Cavendish_Baxijiao_AAA, whole genome shotgun sequence genomic window:
- the LOC135628366 gene encoding polygalacturonase-like: MADGVYNVKDYGAAGDGKTDNTKVVEDSTDKELLHGLTTNAKRQMIANPYPCFVTNATIKSISSIDSKFFHIHVFESRNIIFDSIKISAPQDSPNTDGIHIAESTNIQVANSVIGTGDDCISIGPGCTNLTIFKVLCGPGHGISVGSLGRNAGEKDVIGLNVSNCNLTGTTNGLRIKTLQSSPSRLKATDFVFEHIIMNNVYNPIIINQNYCPSDNCPKKDPSLVKIKNIKYRNIVGTFLSPIAYNLVCSEVAPCEGVELSDISLKYNGNEKQPKNASICVHVYGSSNGNVKPDPCI, from the exons ATGGCTGAcggtgtttacaatgtgaagGATTATGGAGCAGCAGGAGATGGCAAAACCGATAACACAAAG GTGGTGGAAGATTCAACggacaaggagcttctgcatggccttacAACCAATGCAAAAAGACAAATGATTGCAAACCCTTACCCATG TTTCGTCACGAACGCAACCATCAAAAGCATTTCTTCTATCGACAGCAAGTTCTTCCACATTCATGTCTTTGAATCAAGAAACATTATCTTTGATTCCATCAAGATCAGTGCTCCTCAAGATAGCCCCAACACTGATGGCATTCACATCGCCGAGTCGACCAATATCCAGGTTGCCAATTCAGTCATCGGCACCGGTGATGACTGCATCTCCATCGGCCCGGGCTGCACCAATCTGACCATCTTTAAGGTGTTATGCGGCCCAGGCCATGGCATCAGCGTCGGTAGTCTCGGCAGAAATGCTGGTGAGAAAGATGTAATCGGGCTGAACGTGAGTAATTGCAATCTTACCGGTACAACAAATggattgaggatcaagacattgcaatcttctccatctaggttgaaggccactgatttcgtctttgaacacatcatcatgaataatgtcTATAACCCCATCATCATAAATCAGAATTATTGCCCATCAGATAACTGTCCCAAAAAG GATCCTTCTCTAGTTAAGATCAAGAATATCAAGTACAGAAATATCGTGGGGACCTTTCTCTCGCCAATAGCTTATAATCTAGTGTGCAGCGAGGTTGCTCCATGTGAGGGCGTGGAGCTCAGTGACATCAGCTTGAAGTACAACGGCAACGAAAAGCAACCCAAAAATGCTTCTATTTGTGTTCATGTCTATGGTAGCTCCAATGGCAACGTGAAACCTGACCCGTGCATCTGA